A single Saccharolobus shibatae B12 DNA region contains:
- a CDS encoding MFS transporter, with protein MSKLLSSVSVLIPFLLSAYVMYTISFVIIPLAHHLSTSVPNVVLAITLSWIGGGIGGLVFGRLSDLIGRKKALLISFFLFSIPAILLYFVNNLLELYILWFIIGFGVNGENGVSYVIVAELRLTNLRGFLGGMMQGFYALGALLGAITATLIGSKFMLIFLVAGIISLLSFIFYPFIPEEKMKYENKSKLIDIFSQKMVGLTIISSVASLASFLFIISAFELLPTILQNNEIVAIGDIIATLSFSLSGYVSDIRGRRFSALIFGILALVSSALFLLSNILALMIYFSSAFFAFFGVWLSELYPVQVRGTGSNFALLIGRIIGGGFGTLIVALLPFPLKVSLGIVLVIASIISVASMSLLRPIAN; from the coding sequence ATGTCTAAGCTTCTTTCATCTGTTTCAGTCCTTATCCCGTTCTTGTTGTCGGCTTACGTCATGTATACCATATCTTTTGTAATAATACCATTAGCTCATCATCTGTCCACAAGTGTTCCGAATGTAGTTCTCGCAATAACATTATCGTGGATTGGTGGAGGGATAGGAGGGTTAGTTTTCGGTAGACTCTCTGATTTAATTGGAAGGAAAAAAGCCTTATTAATTTCATTCTTTCTTTTTTCCATTCCCGCCATATTGCTATATTTTGTTAATAACCTATTAGAACTTTACATATTATGGTTCATAATAGGTTTTGGCGTAAACGGTGAGAACGGAGTTAGTTACGTTATAGTGGCTGAGCTAAGATTAACTAATTTAAGGGGCTTTTTAGGTGGAATGATGCAAGGTTTTTATGCTTTAGGGGCTTTATTAGGGGCCATAACTGCAACCCTGATAGGTAGTAAATTTATGTTGATATTCTTAGTAGCAGGGATAATTTCTCTCTTGTCATTCATATTTTATCCCTTTATTCCAGAAGAAAAGATGAAATATGAGAATAAGAGCAAGCTAATAGATATATTCTCTCAAAAAATGGTAGGATTAACAATTATAAGTTCTGTAGCTTCATTGGCCTCTTTTCTATTTATTATCTCAGCTTTCGAACTACTTCCTACGATACTTCAGAACAACGAAATAGTAGCCATTGGTGATATAATCGCTACCTTATCCTTCTCCCTTTCCGGTTATGTTTCGGATATAAGAGGAAGGAGGTTCTCTGCCTTGATCTTCGGTATTTTAGCTCTAGTTTCTTCAGCTCTTTTCTTGCTTTCCAACATTTTAGCATTGATGATATACTTCTCCTCAGCGTTTTTCGCATTCTTCGGAGTTTGGTTAAGTGAGTTATATCCAGTACAAGTCAGAGGTACTGGGAGTAATTTCGCTTTACTGATAGGTAGGATAATAGGTGGAGGATTTGGTACTCTCATTGTAGCCTTATTACCGTTTCCATTAAAGGTCTCTTTGGGGATTGTATTAGTTATTGCGTCAATAATTAGTGTAGCTAGCATGAGTTTGCTTAGGCCAATAGCTAACTAA
- a CDS encoding ATP-binding protein encodes MIEEQNPWWISPELIRENEYYRKYQESKVKWDVTLPVSLEPYSLNFLFGPRQVGKTTGLILLIKRLLDKGYNPKSIFYFACDKLADYKELDEVLEEYDKIRKKEGIKSSVIILDEITFPKEWFRSIKYRIDVGKFSNDVLILSGSLSMKAKGEIETFPGRRGKGEVLVMFPLPFSEYVKLFGINLPTGDLKFILENYTKYIGYLPKLKEILEYYLVTGGFPNAVKDFLIKGKVSQSTEYDFISGIISDINKLRRSERFFKLTARAIIERTSSEYSFHTISKDYGVGTVKTAISYVNLMEKLYFMKVIETMDANTGLPIPRKQKKFYFIDPFIYHAFSNWTMTKPPDESKLIEAVIVSHLSRFYDINYVKSNEEVDVIVKVNGEYWGVEIKYGRVRERRKVLGKVKKFIYISKEELGDDVIPAPLFLAMLKIPIVVKNS; translated from the coding sequence ATGATTGAGGAACAAAATCCTTGGTGGATTTCACCAGAATTAATTAGAGAGAATGAGTACTATAGAAAGTATCAAGAGTCAAAAGTAAAGTGGGATGTTACACTTCCGGTGTCCCTTGAACCTTACTCCTTAAATTTCTTATTTGGACCTAGACAAGTTGGAAAAACAACTGGATTAATTCTATTGATAAAAAGGCTACTAGATAAGGGTTACAACCCTAAATCCATCTTTTATTTCGCATGTGATAAGTTAGCCGATTATAAAGAACTCGATGAAGTTCTAGAGGAGTACGATAAGATTAGGAAAAAAGAGGGAATAAAAAGTTCCGTAATTATACTTGATGAGATAACATTTCCTAAGGAGTGGTTCAGGTCCATAAAGTATAGGATTGATGTGGGTAAATTCAGTAATGACGTTTTAATTTTATCTGGTTCTCTTTCGATGAAAGCGAAAGGTGAAATAGAGACATTCCCAGGGAGAAGGGGAAAAGGAGAAGTTTTAGTTATGTTTCCTTTACCGTTCTCAGAATACGTTAAACTCTTCGGGATTAATTTACCTACTGGGGACTTAAAATTCATCCTTGAGAACTATACAAAATACATTGGCTATCTTCCTAAATTGAAGGAGATTTTAGAATACTACTTAGTTACTGGAGGTTTCCCTAATGCGGTAAAGGATTTCTTAATTAAAGGAAAAGTAAGCCAATCTACAGAATACGATTTTATTTCGGGTATTATAAGCGATATTAACAAGTTAAGGAGAAGCGAGAGATTTTTCAAACTTACTGCCAGAGCAATTATCGAGAGGACGTCATCTGAATACAGTTTCCATACCATTTCAAAAGATTATGGAGTGGGAACTGTGAAGACCGCAATAAGCTATGTCAACTTAATGGAAAAGTTATACTTTATGAAAGTGATTGAAACAATGGATGCAAATACAGGATTGCCTATACCTAGGAAGCAGAAAAAGTTCTACTTTATTGATCCGTTCATTTACCATGCCTTCTCGAACTGGACGATGACTAAACCGCCCGACGAGTCAAAGTTAATTGAGGCTGTAATAGTATCTCATCTATCGAGGTTTTATGATATAAATTACGTTAAAAGTAATGAAGAAGTAGATGTAATTGTAAAGGTTAACGGGGAATATTGGGGAGTTGAAATAAAATATGGAAGGGTAAGGGAAAGAAGGAAGGTTTTAGGAAAGGTTAAGAAATTTATATATATAAGTAAGGAAGAGTTAGGAGATGACGTTATACCAGCCCCGCTTTTTTTAGCTATGCTCAAAATTCCAATAGTGGTTAAGAATAGTTGA
- a CDS encoding ABC transporter ATP-binding protein: MIIVSNIVKKYGNKIALDNASLEVKKGEFVSLIGPNGAGKTTLIRILLTLMKPDKGEVQILGENPFRNKRIFKEIGYVQEIPNYPPFLTGRQVLELSAKIRGVDKSEVKRVLEFVEMENYSNNPIIKYSKGMVQRIAIAESLLGNPSILIMDEPNMGIDPIFSLKTRELLNKLKRKDNVSILMTSHELEDVKKLSDRIFMIYKGKIVFTGTVEDMVKKFLGIQVIIETDEIEKTEGVLKGIEYVKGVFDEGNRLIVKLDEDRREELLRDLITNGVKVKGFYIDLNLEEAYMRALGNV, from the coding sequence ATGATCATTGTAAGCAATATCGTTAAGAAATACGGCAATAAAATAGCATTGGATAACGCCTCCTTAGAGGTTAAGAAAGGGGAATTCGTCTCACTTATAGGCCCTAACGGTGCGGGGAAAACTACACTTATCCGAATCCTACTAACTCTGATGAAGCCAGATAAGGGGGAAGTGCAAATATTAGGAGAAAATCCCTTTAGAAACAAGAGAATCTTTAAGGAGATTGGTTACGTTCAAGAAATTCCCAACTATCCACCATTTCTTACTGGAAGGCAAGTGTTAGAACTTTCAGCTAAGATAAGAGGAGTAGATAAAAGTGAGGTGAAGAGAGTTTTAGAATTTGTTGAAATGGAGAACTACTCTAACAATCCCATAATTAAATACAGTAAGGGAATGGTTCAGAGAATAGCAATAGCCGAATCCTTACTTGGGAATCCATCTATTCTAATAATGGATGAGCCGAACATGGGAATCGACCCTATTTTTTCTTTGAAGACAAGAGAGCTATTAAATAAGTTGAAGAGAAAAGATAACGTATCGATTTTGATGACATCCCACGAATTAGAGGATGTAAAGAAGTTATCTGATAGAATATTCATGATATATAAGGGGAAAATAGTTTTTACCGGTACTGTTGAGGACATGGTTAAGAAGTTTTTAGGTATACAAGTAATAATTGAGACGGATGAAATAGAAAAAACTGAGGGAGTACTAAAGGGGATAGAGTACGTTAAAGGGGTATTCGATGAGGGGAATAGGTTAATAGTTAAACTTGACGAGGATAGAAGGGAGGAACTGTTAAGGGATTTGATTACTAATGGCGTTAAGGTAAAGGGTTTCTATATTGACCTAAACCTGGAAGAGGCTTACATGAGGGCGTTAGGGAATGTTTGA
- a CDS encoding ABC transporter permease has translation MFEIMLYEWRRAIARKKVIVLSIITFVFELGIYLAIYLAPSQSLKTLIIPLSPYLWALGVLLPQVLLIHFLAISIASGSMAEEYEQGTVDYFISKPITRLRFVMEKWLGSFSLLLIIYLFMVVLALILSSLLFGVQSELTMLPELFFSVMFSTLVFLNIAFAIGEILRRSNLSFTISGFVLIASIIVSDVLVFVSVLTQNTSYERISEYLPTWGSTELPFMLLQNSPFSTIARGLNILPSISNNVGLAIVSIAVYSIVPLVLSIINFLGRDIPKKVS, from the coding sequence ATGTTTGAGATAATGCTTTACGAATGGAGGAGGGCAATAGCTAGGAAGAAGGTTATAGTACTATCCATAATAACGTTCGTATTTGAGCTCGGTATTTATTTAGCAATATACTTAGCGCCTTCACAGTCATTGAAGACCTTAATAATTCCCCTCTCACCCTATTTATGGGCTCTTGGAGTGCTATTACCACAAGTGCTTCTAATACACTTCTTGGCTATATCAATAGCTTCTGGGTCCATGGCGGAGGAATACGAACAAGGGACTGTAGATTATTTCATATCAAAACCAATAACGAGGTTGAGGTTCGTTATGGAAAAGTGGCTTGGTTCATTCTCCTTACTTTTAATTATTTACCTCTTCATGGTAGTGCTTGCCTTAATCCTTTCATCTCTTCTCTTTGGAGTGCAAAGTGAGCTAACAATGTTACCAGAGCTCTTCTTCTCAGTTATGTTTTCAACACTGGTTTTCCTAAACATTGCCTTCGCAATAGGTGAGATACTGAGGAGGAGCAATTTATCCTTTACAATTAGTGGATTCGTATTAATAGCATCAATAATAGTCTCTGACGTACTTGTCTTCGTGTCCGTATTAACGCAAAATACTAGCTATGAGAGAATTTCTGAGTACTTACCAACCTGGGGTTCAACTGAATTACCGTTTATGCTCCTTCAAAACTCTCCGTTCTCGACAATAGCTAGGGGATTGAACATTTTACCTTCCATAAGCAATAACGTGGGGTTAGCAATTGTTTCAATTGCTGTGTACTCAATTGTTCCCTTGGTTTTATCTATAATAAACTTCCTAGGTAGAGATATACCGAAGAAGGTAAGTTAG
- a CDS encoding CorA family divalent cation transporter: MKCQIPYIELPNNFPKSDVDVYRVLEEDGKYYIRLELDGKPIYFTFSANEIVLHSKELYEMVSREEIDDCSPLGILDEIFYIMLYQLGTKRTQLFLEFDNLFDLITSGKLKDSKRIILLRRRILTNYSDSTVIYYVSRRLSKFLTSETVEDVKFNYERAELLVTRSGDLYNIYLTEVQNDLNEIIKKLTSISFIFMPITAVASIYAVDFTNVYNTLINWQSLIFLSPVLILTVLLVIYLRRIKWL; this comes from the coding sequence ATGAAGTGCCAAATACCTTACATTGAGTTACCTAATAATTTCCCCAAATCTGATGTGGATGTTTATAGGGTGTTGGAAGAAGATGGTAAATATTATATTAGACTTGAGCTTGATGGTAAACCAATTTATTTTACCTTCAGTGCCAATGAAATAGTTTTGCACTCCAAGGAATTATACGAAATGGTCTCAAGGGAGGAGATTGATGATTGTTCCCCGTTGGGAATTTTAGACGAAATCTTCTATATTATGTTATACCAATTGGGTACTAAGAGAACTCAACTCTTCTTAGAATTCGATAACCTTTTCGATCTCATAACGTCTGGGAAGTTGAAGGACTCAAAACGTATAATACTGTTAAGGAGGAGGATATTAACGAATTATTCCGATTCAACGGTAATATACTACGTTAGTAGAAGGTTAAGCAAATTCCTCACAAGTGAGACCGTGGAGGACGTTAAGTTCAATTACGAAAGGGCTGAATTGCTAGTCACTAGATCTGGTGATCTATACAACATCTATCTCACGGAAGTCCAAAACGATTTAAATGAGATAATCAAGAAGCTTACATCGATATCCTTTATATTTATGCCCATAACTGCAGTTGCAAGCATTTACGCAGTTGACTTCACAAACGTTTATAATACACTCATAAACTGGCAGAGCTTGATCTTTTTATCTCCCGTTTTAATATTAACAGTTCTTCTGGTAATTTATTTGAGGAGGATAAAATGGTTGTGA
- a CDS encoding circularly permuted type 2 ATP-grasp protein, giving the protein MKIRKLNKDNNYNEFLMDPIYSRLIENAEKLKDRIFHLSKIVNLQAYMEGFTFYTSSHYRSTPIDVIPRVITSELFFKISNYLIARSYVLNKFIREIYQEGSNPIPDWIVKTTPYFRPEMIGFSPPKDIYIHVYGADIVRVNGVPFILEDNLRIPSGISYSYKAFEYVDRFIPELKEGYDNRIVQINGLNYLYDILRYVSGNKDPVIVILTDGNYNSAYFEHKFISDKLGIILAEPSDIHIKDKEVVVKTVDEGEVHVDVIYRRIEDMDYLTPGLIKAYLRGWVTLANSPGTGIADDKATFVWVPYLAERYGIRLDYVKQPLTICLYEKENLEKVITQPTKYVIKKREGYGGIGLAIVKDDNVNVLKEIYKEYENFIAQEVLDFDTVVSVVNDSLYETYADMRIFTYYDKVASAVLSRVGIVGSRVTNNSSGGMVKPLWIIE; this is encoded by the coding sequence GTGAAAATAAGAAAGCTCAACAAGGACAACAATTACAACGAATTCCTAATGGACCCCATCTATTCAAGGCTCATAGAAAACGCGGAAAAACTCAAGGATAGGATATTTCACTTGAGCAAGATTGTTAACTTACAAGCCTATATGGAGGGTTTCACTTTCTACACTTCTTCGCATTACAGAAGTACGCCTATTGACGTTATACCCAGAGTAATTACTTCTGAACTCTTCTTCAAAATTTCTAATTATCTAATAGCCAGAAGCTACGTTCTTAACAAGTTCATAAGGGAAATATACCAAGAGGGTTCAAATCCAATTCCCGACTGGATAGTGAAAACAACTCCATACTTTAGGCCAGAAATGATCGGATTCTCGCCACCAAAGGACATATACATTCACGTCTACGGTGCAGACATAGTTAGGGTTAATGGCGTACCGTTTATTTTAGAGGACAACCTAAGAATTCCTTCTGGAATATCTTACTCATATAAGGCATTTGAATACGTTGATAGGTTTATACCAGAGTTAAAAGAAGGTTATGATAACAGAATAGTTCAAATAAACGGGTTAAACTACTTATACGACATTTTGCGTTACGTGAGCGGTAACAAGGATCCCGTCATTGTCATCTTAACTGACGGTAACTACAATTCAGCCTATTTCGAACACAAGTTCATTTCCGATAAGCTAGGAATAATATTAGCTGAACCTAGCGATATTCACATTAAGGATAAGGAAGTAGTAGTGAAGACAGTAGATGAGGGGGAAGTCCACGTGGATGTAATTTACAGGAGGATTGAGGACATGGATTACTTAACTCCAGGTTTGATAAAGGCCTATTTAAGGGGTTGGGTAACATTGGCAAATTCCCCGGGAACTGGGATAGCTGACGATAAGGCAACGTTTGTTTGGGTACCTTATTTGGCTGAGAGATATGGTATTAGATTGGATTACGTTAAACAACCATTGACGATTTGCCTATACGAAAAGGAAAATCTAGAGAAAGTTATTACCCAGCCTACAAAATATGTTATAAAGAAGAGAGAAGGGTATGGTGGTATTGGCTTGGCAATAGTTAAGGATGATAACGTAAATGTTTTGAAAGAAATTTATAAGGAGTATGAAAACTTTATAGCGCAAGAAGTTCTCGACTTCGATACTGTTGTCTCAGTAGTTAACGATTCACTTTACGAGACTTACGCTGACATGAGAATATTCACGTATTATGATAAGGTAGCCAGTGCAGTTTTAAGTAGGGTCGGAATAGTAGGAAGTAGGGTAACCAATAACTCCTCTGGAGGAATGGTGAAGCCTCTATGGATTATAGAGTAG
- a CDS encoding transglutaminase family protein yields MDYRVEYSSIYEYEADVISNENTLKIVPYNGDNQLLLSHEVGTIPNGYKTSYVDIFGNMVYKVKVQEVHKRLEIYSKSLVRVDKRVIKTDYEFPYDYGFNEFLLPTRLIDPEPFQKVAKELTKGLRTLGEVIEAVVNFVRKKIAYKPRVTNINTTAYEAFSLGYGVCQDYTHVTLGLLRALSIPARYVMGVVNDNPRATHAWVEVLTPDGTYLDVDPTRGRFYNLGYIKFAVGRDFNDVSPVIGFFVSSGRGWLKEVRIRVEGNAS; encoded by the coding sequence ATGGATTATAGAGTAGAATACTCAAGTATTTACGAATACGAGGCAGATGTCATATCAAACGAAAATACGCTTAAGATTGTCCCGTATAATGGAGATAACCAATTGCTATTATCACATGAGGTTGGAACTATACCTAATGGTTACAAAACCTCCTATGTGGACATCTTCGGAAACATGGTGTATAAGGTAAAGGTTCAAGAGGTACATAAGAGATTGGAAATATACTCCAAAAGTTTGGTAAGAGTTGATAAAAGAGTGATAAAGACCGACTACGAGTTCCCATATGATTACGGCTTCAACGAGTTTCTCCTACCAACTAGGTTAATAGACCCAGAACCGTTCCAAAAAGTAGCTAAGGAGTTGACGAAGGGTTTAAGGACACTTGGAGAAGTCATTGAGGCTGTAGTTAATTTCGTGAGAAAGAAAATAGCGTATAAACCCAGAGTTACTAACATTAACACCACAGCATATGAGGCGTTTAGTTTAGGTTATGGAGTTTGTCAAGATTACACCCACGTTACTTTGGGATTACTCAGAGCATTAAGTATTCCAGCCAGATATGTCATGGGGGTAGTTAACGATAACCCTAGGGCTACTCACGCATGGGTTGAAGTACTAACCCCAGATGGCACTTACCTAGACGTTGATCCAACAAGAGGTAGATTCTACAATCTGGGTTACATAAAGTTCGCAGTTGGCAGGGACTTCAATGACGTCAGTCCAGTGATAGGGTTTTTCGTCAGTTCTGGGAGGGGTTGGCTTAAGGAAGTAAGGATAAGGGTGGAGGGAAATGCTTCCTAA
- a CDS encoding alpha-E domain-containing protein encodes MLPKSIAYKIYWAGRYLERIESVCRMSLLAINNGLSINTIAKELGLNNESELINYIKTSFQYFREDVRSFADEKVIVQVNSLEFLIDSNRSDLQSYFTQLLNGVYSVGSSLEKFFVEVRSEMRIRAQQENQPE; translated from the coding sequence ATGCTTCCTAAAAGTATCGCGTATAAGATTTACTGGGCTGGAAGGTATTTGGAGAGGATAGAAAGCGTATGTAGAATGTCCTTGCTAGCAATAAACAATGGGTTAAGCATAAACACTATAGCCAAGGAGCTTGGGTTAAATAATGAGAGTGAATTGATTAACTACATTAAGACATCATTTCAGTATTTTAGGGAAGATGTTAGGAGTTTCGCAGATGAGAAAGTTATTGTTCAAGTGAATAGTCTTGAGTTCCTAATAGACTCTAATAGGTCTGACTTGCAAAGTTACTTTACGCAATTACTTAATGGCGTATATAGTGTTGGAAGTAGTCTTGAGAAGTTCTTCGTGGAAGTTAGGAGTGAGATGAGGATAAGAGCACAACAAGAAAATCAACCGGAATAA
- a CDS encoding hydantoinase B/oxoprolinase family protein: MVDPFTLEIIKNGLVVASEEMFYAFGRTAKSPVIYEVLDYAVGITDAKGRGLVAQAPGVPGFSGVLDFTIREVLEKWKSDINPGDVIATNIPYSGGTHLNDVALIMPMFAKDTLVGFIVNKGHWSEIGGMHFGSWSSDATEIFQEGLQLPNIKLYIGGKPNRDVVDIISANSRMPNATLGDMEAQIASMKIAARRINTLIEKYGLDNVLEAMDKLIEDGVKLSKLKLAKLPKGKFEAEDYIDDDGISDNPVYVKVKVTITDDEFIVDFTGSSNQVNGPINSPLPATVSAVRETYMAITDPRALPNAGFFSPLKVIAPEGSIFNPRKPAPTSTYWESMSYATDLVWKALAPYVPDKLSAGHFLSILATILGGYDEKTGEPFAIVEPQPGGWGGCNDQDGESALVASGDGETYIASAEVYERKMPILVERESLNTEDGPGHGKYRGGLGIIKDYVVLSKEAYFTVSIGRSKFPPWGINGGFNGPPNYAIIYKKGEKPRVIRKVAAIKLEYGDKVSLRSAGGGGWGDPLDRDPELVLQDVRNEYITSEIAQKVYGVVIENNKVNYEKTSNLRNIMRKSKNKI; this comes from the coding sequence ATGGTAGATCCATTTACATTAGAAATTATAAAAAATGGTCTTGTAGTGGCGTCTGAGGAGATGTTCTACGCCTTCGGAAGAACTGCTAAAAGTCCAGTTATATATGAGGTGCTAGATTACGCTGTTGGAATAACTGATGCTAAGGGGAGAGGCCTGGTAGCACAAGCTCCAGGAGTTCCGGGGTTTTCCGGGGTTTTAGACTTTACGATAAGAGAGGTGCTAGAAAAATGGAAAAGCGATATAAATCCAGGGGATGTAATAGCTACTAATATTCCATATTCAGGCGGTACGCATCTCAATGATGTTGCATTAATTATGCCTATGTTTGCGAAGGATACGTTAGTCGGATTCATAGTAAATAAAGGACATTGGAGTGAAATTGGGGGAATGCATTTTGGCAGTTGGAGTTCAGATGCCACGGAGATATTCCAAGAGGGACTTCAACTACCAAACATTAAATTATACATTGGAGGAAAACCCAATAGAGATGTAGTTGATATAATATCTGCCAATTCTAGAATGCCTAATGCTACATTAGGGGACATGGAAGCTCAGATTGCTTCCATGAAGATTGCAGCAAGAAGAATAAATACGCTTATTGAAAAATATGGTTTAGATAACGTACTTGAGGCTATGGATAAGCTTATAGAAGATGGGGTTAAATTAAGCAAGTTAAAACTAGCCAAATTACCTAAAGGTAAATTTGAAGCGGAAGATTACATTGATGATGATGGAATTTCGGACAACCCTGTTTATGTCAAGGTAAAGGTGACCATAACTGATGATGAATTCATTGTTGACTTCACTGGAAGTTCTAATCAAGTTAATGGGCCTATAAATTCACCTTTACCAGCGACTGTTTCTGCAGTCAGAGAGACATACATGGCTATAACGGATCCCCGTGCTTTGCCTAATGCAGGATTTTTCTCACCTCTAAAAGTGATAGCACCTGAGGGAAGCATATTCAATCCCAGAAAACCAGCTCCAACGTCAACATACTGGGAGTCGATGTCATACGCAACAGATTTAGTATGGAAAGCATTAGCTCCCTACGTACCGGATAAATTATCCGCTGGACACTTTTTATCAATATTAGCTACAATATTAGGAGGATACGATGAAAAAACTGGTGAACCCTTTGCAATCGTGGAACCTCAACCAGGTGGTTGGGGAGGATGTAATGATCAAGATGGGGAAAGCGCACTAGTAGCTAGCGGTGATGGAGAAACATATATAGCCTCTGCAGAAGTTTATGAAAGAAAAATGCCCATTTTAGTTGAAAGAGAAAGTCTAAATACAGAAGACGGTCCGGGTCACGGAAAATACAGAGGAGGCTTGGGAATTATTAAGGATTATGTAGTGTTGTCTAAAGAAGCATACTTTACAGTCTCAATAGGAAGATCTAAATTTCCACCTTGGGGAATTAATGGAGGATTTAATGGTCCTCCAAACTATGCAATAATTTATAAGAAAGGAGAAAAACCCAGAGTTATCAGAAAGGTAGCAGCGATAAAATTAGAGTATGGAGATAAGGTAAGTCTACGTAGTGCTGGAGGAGGAGGTTGGGGAGATCCTTTAGATAGAGACCCAGAACTAGTTCTACAAGACGTAAGAAATGAATATATTACATCTGAGATAGCACAAAAAGTTTATGGTGTAGTAATTGAAAACAACAAAGTTAACTACGAGAAAACATCTAACTTGAGAAATATTATGCGAAAGTCCAAGAATAAGATCTAA